In Homo sapiens chromosome 11, GRCh38.p14 Primary Assembly, one DNA window encodes the following:
- the PCNX3 gene encoding pecanex-like protein 3 isoform X8, producing MGSQVLQILRQGVWASLTGGWFFDPHQSTFSNCFHLYVWIFLLIFPFLLYMVLPPSLMVAGVYCLVVAVIFATIKTVNYRLHAMFDQGEIVEKRSSTMGELEEEPAQGDSNPPRDPGVEMTVFRKVSSTPPVRCSSQHSVFGFNQVSELLPRMEDSGPLRDIKELVREQGSNNVIVTSADREMLKLSSQEKLIGDLPQTPPGAVPDPSLASTDSSEPSPLAGDGAPWSGSSMADTPMSPLLKGSLSQELSKSFLTLTQPDRALVRTSSRREQRRGAGGYQPLDRRGSGEPTPQKAGSSDSCFSGTDRETLSSFKSEKTNSTHLDSPPGGPAPEGSDTDPPSEAELPASPDAGVPSDDTLRSFDTVIGAGTPPGLAEPLLVVRPKDLALLRPSKRQPPLRRHSPPGRAPRRPLLEGGGFFEDEDTSEGSELSPASSLRSQRRYSTDSSSSTSCYSPESSRGAAGGPRKRRAPHGAEEGTAVPPKRPYGTQRTPSTASAKTHARVLSMDGAGGDVLRPPLAGCKAELEAQVGVEQAASEPVVLPAEARRGPAANQPGWRGELQEEGAVGGAAEETGRRDRSSSVRRTQAIRRRHNAGSNPTPPASVMGSPPSSLQEAQRGRAASHSRALTLPSALHFASSLLLTRAGANVHEACTFDDTSEGAVHYFYDESGVRRSYTFGLAGGGYENPVGQQGEQTANGAWDRHSHSSSFHSADVPEATGGLNLLQPRPVVLQGMQVRRVPLEIPEFDLLDQDSLHESQEQTLMEEAPPRAQHSYKYWLLPGRWTSVRYERLALLALLDRTRGVLENIFGVGLSSLVAFLGYLLLLKGFFTDIWVFQFCLVIASCQYSLLKSVQPDAASPMHGHNWVIAYSRPVYFCICCLLIWLLDALGSAQPFPPVSLYGLTLFSASFFFCARDVATVFTLCFPFVFLLGLLPQVNTCLMYLLEQIDMHGFGGTAATSPLTAVFSLSRSLLAAALLYGFCLGAIKTPWPEQHVPVLFSVFCGLLVALSYHLSRQSSDPTVLWSLIRSKLFPELEERSLETARAEPPDPLPDKMRQSVREVLHSDLVMCVVIAVLTFAISASTVFIALKSVLGFVLYALAGAVGFFTHYLLPQLRKQLPWFCLSQPVLKPLEYSQYEVRDSRAEHLP from the exons ATGGGGTCGCAGGTGTTGCAGATCCTGCGCCAGGGGGTGTGGGCCTCGCTCACCGGCGGTTGGTTCTTCGACCCGCACCAGAGCACCTTCTCCAACTGCTTCCACCTCTATGTCTGGATCTTCCTGCTCATCTTTCCCTTCTTACTGTACATG GTCCTGCCTCCCAGCTTGATGGTGGCCGGCGTGTACTGCCTCGTGGTGGCTGTCATCTTTGCTACTATCAAGACTGTCAATTATCGGCTTCATGCCATGTTTGACCAGGGCGAGATCGTGGAGAAGCGCAGCTCTACCATGGGGGAGCTGGAGGAAGAGCCTGCCCAGGGGGACAGCAATCCACCCAG GGACCCCGGAGTGGAGATGACAGTGTTCCGGAAAGTCAGTTCCACACCCCCGGTGCGCTGCAGCTCCCAGCACTCTGTGTTTGGCTTCAACCAGGTCTCG GAGCTGCTGCCCCGAATGGAGGACTCTGGGCCCCTTAGAG ACATCAAGGAGCTGGTGCGGGAGCAGGGCAGCAACAATGTGATCGTGACTTCTGCCGACCGAGAGATGCTGAAGCTCAGCTCGCAGGAGAAACTGA TTGGAGACCTTCCCCAGACGCCTCCAGGGGCTGTCCCAGACCCCTCTCTTGCCAGTACAGACTCTTCAGAGCCTTCTCCCCTGGCTGGAGATGGAGCGCCCTGGAGTGGGAGCAGCATGGCTGACACTCCCATGAGCCCCCTGCTGAAGGGGAGCCTCAGCCAGGAGCTGAGCAAGAGCTTCCTGACCCTGACCCAGCCTGACCGGGCCCTGGTGAGGACCAGCAGTCGACGGGAACAACGCAGGGGGGCAGGTGGCTATCAGCCCCTTGACCGGCGGGGCTCAGGGGAGCCCACGCCCCAGAAAGCCGGCTCCTCAGACTCCTGCTTCAGCGGCACTGACAGGGAGACATTGAGCAGCTTCAAGAGTGAGAAGACCAACTCCACCCATCTGGACAGCCCCCCAGGGGGGCCAGCCCCTGAGGGCAGCGACACAGACCCACCCTCTGAGGCTGAGCTGCCTGCCTCACCAGACGCCGGGGTCCCCTCAGATGACACGCTGCGTTCCTTTGACACGGTCATTGGAGCAGGGACGCCACCGGGCCTGGCTGAGCCGCTCCTGGTCGTGCGGCCCAAGGACTTGGCCCTGCTACGGCCTAGCAAACGGCAGCCACCCCTGCGAAGACACTCTCCACCTGGCCGTGCCCCTCGACGGCCCCTGCTTGAAGGTGGGGGCTTCTTTGAGGATGAAGACACTAGTGAGGGCAGTGAACTGAGCCCGGCCTCCAGTCTCCGATCGCAGCGCCGCTACAGTACTGACAGCTCCTCTTCTACTTCCTGCTACTCCCCTGAGAGCTCCCGGGGTGCAGCAGGGGGACCCCGGAAGCGGAGGGCCCCCCATGGGGCTGAGGAGGGAACTGCTGTGCCCCCCAAGCGGCCATATGGGACCCAGCGGACGCCTAGTACCGCCAGCGCTAAAACACATGCCCGTGTGCTGAGCATGGATGGGGCTGGGGGTGATGTTCTGAGGCCCCCACTGGCTGGCTGCAAGGCAGAGCTGGAGGCCCAGGTTGGGGTGGAGCAGGCTGCTAGTGAGCCTGTTGTGCTGCCTGCTGAGGCGCGAAGGGGACCCGCTGCCAACCAGCCCGGCTGGCGGGGGGAGCTGCAGGAGGAAGGTGCTGTGGGGGGAG CGGCCGAGGAGACTGGCAGGCGGGACCGCTCAAGCAGTGTGAGGCGGACCCAGGCCATTCGGAGACGCCACAATGCAGGCAGCAACCCCACCCCTCCAGCCTCTGTCATGGGCTCGCCGCCCAG CAGCCTGCAGGAAGCTCAGCGGGGCCGGGCTGCCTCCCACTCCCGGGCGCTGACGCTGCCCTCTGCGCTGCATTTCGCCTCTTCACTGTTGCTCACCCGGGCCGGTGCCAATGTGCATGAGGCCTGCACCTTTGATGACACTTCTGAGGGTGCTGTGCACTATTTCTACGATGAGAGCG GTGTGCGGCGTTCCTACACCTTTGGCCTGGCTGGAGGCGGCTACGAGAACCCTGTAGGGCAGCAAGGGGAGCAGACAGCTAATGGAGCCTG GGACCGACACTCGCATTCCTCCAGCTTCCACTCGGCTGATGTCCCTGAGGCTACAGGCGGCCTGAACCTGCTGCAGCCGAGGCCTGTGGTTCTGCAGGGCATGCAGGTGCGCCGGGTGCCCCTGGAGATCCCGGAG TTTGACCTGCTGGACCAGGACTCCCTGCACGAATCCCAGGAGCAGACACTGATGGAAGAAGCGCCACCCCGGGCCCAGCATAGTTACAAGTACTGGCTTCTCCCTGGCCGCTGGACCTCTGTGCGCTATGAGCGGCTTGCCCTGCTGGCTCTGCTGGACCG GACGCGGGGAGTGCTGGAGAACATCTTCGGCGTGGGCCTGAGCAGCCTTGTGGCCTTCCTGGGCTACCTGCTGCTGCTCAAGGGCTTCTTCACTGACATCTGGGTCTTCCAGTTCTGCCTGGTCATCGCCTCCTGCCAGTACTCCTTGCTGAAG AGCGTGCAGCCTGATGCGGCGTCCCCCATGCAC GGCCACAACTGGGTGATCGCGTACAGCCGTCCTGTCTACTTCTGCATCTGCTGTCTGCTCATCTGGCTGCTGGACGCCCTGGGCTCAGCTCAGCCCTTCCCACCTGTCTCCCTCTACGGCCTCACgctcttctctgcctccttcttcttctGTGCCCGAGACGTGGCCACtg TGTTCACCCTGTGCTTCCCCTTCgtcttcctcctgggcctcctgccCCAGGTCAACACCTGCCTCATGTACCTGCTGGAGCAAATAGATATGCACGGCTTCGGGGGCACAG CTGCCACCAGCCCGCTCACGGCAGTCTTCAGCCTCTCCCGCAGCCTGCTGGCTGCTGCCCTGCTCTACGGTTTCTGCCTTGGGGCCATCAAG ACTCCGTGGCCAGAGCAGCACGTCCCTGTCCTCTTCTCAGTCTTCTGTGGCCTCCTGGTGGCACTGTCCTACCACCTGAGCCGGCAGAGCAGCGACCCCACCGTGCTCTG GTCTCTGATCCGGAGCAAGCTGTTCCCTGAGCTGGAGGAGCGCAGCTTGGAGACAGCCCGGGCCGAGCCCCCGGACCCCTTGCCGGACAAGATGCGCCAGTCGGTG CGTGAGGTCTTGCACTCCGACCTGGTGATGTGTGTGGTGATCGCCGTGCTCACCTTCGCCATCAGCGCCAGCACCGTCTTTATTGCCCTGAAG TCGGTGCTGGGTTTCGTGTTGTACGCACTGGCTGGGGCCGTGGGCTTCTTCACACATTACCTGCTGCCACAACTCCGCAAACAGCTGCCCTGGTTCTGCCTGTCACAGCCCGTGCTGAAGCCGCTGGAGTACAGCCAGTATGAAGTGCGCG ACAGCAGAGCAGAGCACCTGCCATAA
- the PCNX3 gene encoding pecanex-like protein 3 isoform X1 — translation MGSQVLQILRQGVWASLTGGWFFDPHQSTFSNCFHLYVWIFLLIFPFLLYMVLPPSLMVAGVYCLVVAVIFATIKTVNYRLHAMFDQGEIVEKRSSTMGELEEEPAQGDSNPPRDPGVEMTVFRKVSSTPPVRCSSQHSVFGFNQVSELLPRMEDSGPLRDIKELVREQGSNNVIVTSADREMLKLSSQEKLIGDLPQTPPGAVPDPSLASTDSSEPSPLAGDGAPWSGSSMADTPMSPLLKGSLSQELSKSFLTLTQPDRALVRTSSRREQRRGAGGYQPLDRRGSGEPTPQKAGSSDSCFSGTDRETLSSFKSEKTNSTHLDSPPGGPAPEGSDTDPPSEAELPASPDAGVPSDDTLRSFDTVIGAGTPPGLAEPLLVVRPKDLALLRPSKRQPPLRRHSPPGRAPRRPLLEGGGFFEDEDTSEGSELSPASSLRSQRRYSTDSSSSTSCYSPESSRGAAGGPRKRRAPHGAEEGTAVPPKRPYGTQRTPSTASAKTHARVLSMDGAGGDVLRPPLAGCKAELEAQVGVEQAASEPVVLPAEARRGPAANQPGWRGELQEEGAVGGAAEETGRRDRSSSVRRTQAIRRRHNAGSNPTPPASVMGSPPSSLQEAQRGRAASHSRALTLPSALHFASSLLLTRAGANVHEACTFDDTSEGAVHYFYDESGVRRSYTFGLAGGGYENPVGQQGEQTANGAWDRHSHSSSFHSADVPEATGGLNLLQPRPVVLQGMQVRRVPLEIPEFDLLDQDSLHESQEQTLMEEAPPRAQHSYKYWLLPGRWTSVRYERLALLALLDRTRGVLENIFGVGLSSLVAFLGYLLLLKGFFTDIWVFQFCLVIASCQYSLLKSVQPDAASPMHGHNWVIAYSRPVYFCICCLLIWLLDALGSAQPFPPVSLYGLTLFSASFFFCARDVATVFTLCFPFVFLLGLLPQVNTCLMYLLEQIDMHGFGGTAATSPLTAVFSLSRSLLAAALLYGFCLGAIKTPWPEQHVPVLFSVFCGLLVALSYHLSRQSSDPTVLWSLIRSKLFPELEERSLETARAEPPDPLPDKMRQSVREVLHSDLVMCVVIAVLTFAISASTVFIALKSVLGFVLYALAGAVGFFTHYLLPQLRKQLPWFCLSQPVLKPLEYSQYEVRGAAQVMWFEKLYAGLQCVEKYLIYPAVVLNALTVDAHTVVSHPDKYCFYCRALLMTVAGLKLLRSAFCCPPQQYLTLAFTVLLFHFDYPRLSQGFLLDYFLMSLLCSKLWDLLYKLRFVLTYIAPWQITWGSAFHAFAQPFAVPHSAMLFVQALLSGLFSTPLNPLLGSAVFIMSYARPLKFWERDYNTKRVDHSNTRLVTQLDRNPGADDNNLNSIFYEHLTRSLQHTLCGDLVLGRWGNYGPGDCFVLASDYLNALVHLIEVGNGLVTFQLRGLEFRGTYCQQREVEAITEGVEEDEGCCCCEPGHLPRVLSFNAAFGQRWLAWEVTASKYVLEGYSISDNNAASMLQVFDLRKILITYYVKSIIYYVSRSPKLEVWLSHEGITAALRPVRVPGYADSDPTFSLSVDEDYDLRLSGLSLPSFCAVHLEWIQYCASRRSQPVDQDWNSPLVTLCFGLCVLGRRALGTASHSMSASLEPFLYGLHALFKGDFRITSPRDEWVFADMDLLHRVVAPGVRMALKLHQDHFTSPDEYEEPAALYDAIAANEERLVISHEGDPAWRSAILSNTPSLLALRHVLDDASDEYKIIMLNRRHLSFRVIKVNRECVRGLWAGQQQELVFLRNRNPERGSIQNAKQALRNMINSSCDQPLGYPIYVSPLTTSLAGSHPQLRALWGGPISLGAIAHWLLRTWERLHKGCGAGCNSGGNVDDSDCSGGGGLTSLSNNPPVAHPTPENTAGNGDQPLPPGPGWGPRSSLSGSGDGRPPPLLQWPPPRLPGPPPASPIPTEGPRTSRPPGPGLLSSEGPSGKWSLGGRKGLGGSDGEPASGSPKGGTPKSQAPLDLSLSLSLSLSPDVSTEASPPRASQDIPCLDSSAPESGTPMGALGDWPAPIEERESPAAQPLLEHQY, via the exons ATGGGGTCGCAGGTGTTGCAGATCCTGCGCCAGGGGGTGTGGGCCTCGCTCACCGGCGGTTGGTTCTTCGACCCGCACCAGAGCACCTTCTCCAACTGCTTCCACCTCTATGTCTGGATCTTCCTGCTCATCTTTCCCTTCTTACTGTACATG GTCCTGCCTCCCAGCTTGATGGTGGCCGGCGTGTACTGCCTCGTGGTGGCTGTCATCTTTGCTACTATCAAGACTGTCAATTATCGGCTTCATGCCATGTTTGACCAGGGCGAGATCGTGGAGAAGCGCAGCTCTACCATGGGGGAGCTGGAGGAAGAGCCTGCCCAGGGGGACAGCAATCCACCCAG GGACCCCGGAGTGGAGATGACAGTGTTCCGGAAAGTCAGTTCCACACCCCCGGTGCGCTGCAGCTCCCAGCACTCTGTGTTTGGCTTCAACCAGGTCTCG GAGCTGCTGCCCCGAATGGAGGACTCTGGGCCCCTTAGAG ACATCAAGGAGCTGGTGCGGGAGCAGGGCAGCAACAATGTGATCGTGACTTCTGCCGACCGAGAGATGCTGAAGCTCAGCTCGCAGGAGAAACTGA TTGGAGACCTTCCCCAGACGCCTCCAGGGGCTGTCCCAGACCCCTCTCTTGCCAGTACAGACTCTTCAGAGCCTTCTCCCCTGGCTGGAGATGGAGCGCCCTGGAGTGGGAGCAGCATGGCTGACACTCCCATGAGCCCCCTGCTGAAGGGGAGCCTCAGCCAGGAGCTGAGCAAGAGCTTCCTGACCCTGACCCAGCCTGACCGGGCCCTGGTGAGGACCAGCAGTCGACGGGAACAACGCAGGGGGGCAGGTGGCTATCAGCCCCTTGACCGGCGGGGCTCAGGGGAGCCCACGCCCCAGAAAGCCGGCTCCTCAGACTCCTGCTTCAGCGGCACTGACAGGGAGACATTGAGCAGCTTCAAGAGTGAGAAGACCAACTCCACCCATCTGGACAGCCCCCCAGGGGGGCCAGCCCCTGAGGGCAGCGACACAGACCCACCCTCTGAGGCTGAGCTGCCTGCCTCACCAGACGCCGGGGTCCCCTCAGATGACACGCTGCGTTCCTTTGACACGGTCATTGGAGCAGGGACGCCACCGGGCCTGGCTGAGCCGCTCCTGGTCGTGCGGCCCAAGGACTTGGCCCTGCTACGGCCTAGCAAACGGCAGCCACCCCTGCGAAGACACTCTCCACCTGGCCGTGCCCCTCGACGGCCCCTGCTTGAAGGTGGGGGCTTCTTTGAGGATGAAGACACTAGTGAGGGCAGTGAACTGAGCCCGGCCTCCAGTCTCCGATCGCAGCGCCGCTACAGTACTGACAGCTCCTCTTCTACTTCCTGCTACTCCCCTGAGAGCTCCCGGGGTGCAGCAGGGGGACCCCGGAAGCGGAGGGCCCCCCATGGGGCTGAGGAGGGAACTGCTGTGCCCCCCAAGCGGCCATATGGGACCCAGCGGACGCCTAGTACCGCCAGCGCTAAAACACATGCCCGTGTGCTGAGCATGGATGGGGCTGGGGGTGATGTTCTGAGGCCCCCACTGGCTGGCTGCAAGGCAGAGCTGGAGGCCCAGGTTGGGGTGGAGCAGGCTGCTAGTGAGCCTGTTGTGCTGCCTGCTGAGGCGCGAAGGGGACCCGCTGCCAACCAGCCCGGCTGGCGGGGGGAGCTGCAGGAGGAAGGTGCTGTGGGGGGAG CGGCCGAGGAGACTGGCAGGCGGGACCGCTCAAGCAGTGTGAGGCGGACCCAGGCCATTCGGAGACGCCACAATGCAGGCAGCAACCCCACCCCTCCAGCCTCTGTCATGGGCTCGCCGCCCAG CAGCCTGCAGGAAGCTCAGCGGGGCCGGGCTGCCTCCCACTCCCGGGCGCTGACGCTGCCCTCTGCGCTGCATTTCGCCTCTTCACTGTTGCTCACCCGGGCCGGTGCCAATGTGCATGAGGCCTGCACCTTTGATGACACTTCTGAGGGTGCTGTGCACTATTTCTACGATGAGAGCG GTGTGCGGCGTTCCTACACCTTTGGCCTGGCTGGAGGCGGCTACGAGAACCCTGTAGGGCAGCAAGGGGAGCAGACAGCTAATGGAGCCTG GGACCGACACTCGCATTCCTCCAGCTTCCACTCGGCTGATGTCCCTGAGGCTACAGGCGGCCTGAACCTGCTGCAGCCGAGGCCTGTGGTTCTGCAGGGCATGCAGGTGCGCCGGGTGCCCCTGGAGATCCCGGAG TTTGACCTGCTGGACCAGGACTCCCTGCACGAATCCCAGGAGCAGACACTGATGGAAGAAGCGCCACCCCGGGCCCAGCATAGTTACAAGTACTGGCTTCTCCCTGGCCGCTGGACCTCTGTGCGCTATGAGCGGCTTGCCCTGCTGGCTCTGCTGGACCG GACGCGGGGAGTGCTGGAGAACATCTTCGGCGTGGGCCTGAGCAGCCTTGTGGCCTTCCTGGGCTACCTGCTGCTGCTCAAGGGCTTCTTCACTGACATCTGGGTCTTCCAGTTCTGCCTGGTCATCGCCTCCTGCCAGTACTCCTTGCTGAAG AGCGTGCAGCCTGATGCGGCGTCCCCCATGCAC GGCCACAACTGGGTGATCGCGTACAGCCGTCCTGTCTACTTCTGCATCTGCTGTCTGCTCATCTGGCTGCTGGACGCCCTGGGCTCAGCTCAGCCCTTCCCACCTGTCTCCCTCTACGGCCTCACgctcttctctgcctccttcttcttctGTGCCCGAGACGTGGCCACtg TGTTCACCCTGTGCTTCCCCTTCgtcttcctcctgggcctcctgccCCAGGTCAACACCTGCCTCATGTACCTGCTGGAGCAAATAGATATGCACGGCTTCGGGGGCACAG CTGCCACCAGCCCGCTCACGGCAGTCTTCAGCCTCTCCCGCAGCCTGCTGGCTGCTGCCCTGCTCTACGGTTTCTGCCTTGGGGCCATCAAG ACTCCGTGGCCAGAGCAGCACGTCCCTGTCCTCTTCTCAGTCTTCTGTGGCCTCCTGGTGGCACTGTCCTACCACCTGAGCCGGCAGAGCAGCGACCCCACCGTGCTCTG GTCTCTGATCCGGAGCAAGCTGTTCCCTGAGCTGGAGGAGCGCAGCTTGGAGACAGCCCGGGCCGAGCCCCCGGACCCCTTGCCGGACAAGATGCGCCAGTCGGTG CGTGAGGTCTTGCACTCCGACCTGGTGATGTGTGTGGTGATCGCCGTGCTCACCTTCGCCATCAGCGCCAGCACCGTCTTTATTGCCCTGAAG TCGGTGCTGGGTTTCGTGTTGTACGCACTGGCTGGGGCCGTGGGCTTCTTCACACATTACCTGCTGCCACAACTCCGCAAACAGCTGCCCTGGTTCTGCCTGTCACAGCCCGTGCTGAAGCCGCTGGAGTACAGCCAGTATGAAGTGCGCG GTGCCGCCCAGGTGATGTGGTTTGAGAAGCTGTATGCTGGCCTGCAGTGCGTAGAGAAGTACCTCATCTACCCCGCCGTGGTGCTCAACGCCCTCACGGTGGACGCCCACACAGTCGTCAGCCACCCGGACAAGTACTGCTTCTA CTGCCGGGCGCTGCTGATGACCGTGGCTGGGCTGAAGCTGCTGCGCTCAGCCTTCTGCTGCCCCCCACAGCAGTACCTGACGTTGGCCTTCACCGTCCTGCTCTTCCACTTTGACTACCCGCGCCTCTCCCAGGGCTTTCTGCTTGACTACTTCCTCATGTCCCTGCTTTGCAGCAAG CTGTGGGACTTGCTGTACAAGCTGCGTTTCGTGCTGACCTACATCGCGCcctggcagatcacctggggcTCGGCTTTCCACGCTTTTGCCCAGCCGTTTGCCGTGCCAC ACTCGGCCATGCTGTTCGTCCAGGCCCTGCTCTCGGGGCTCTTCTCCACGCCTCTCAACCCACTGCTAGGCAGTGCCGTCTTCATCATGTCCTACGCTCGGCCCCTCAAGTTCTGGGAGCGCGACTACAA CACTAAACGTGTGGATCATTCCAACACCCGCCTGGTCACACAGCTGGACAGGAACCCTG GCGCTGATGACAACAACCTCAACTCCATCTTCTATGAGCACTTGACACGTTCGCTGCAGCACACACTGTGTGGGGACCTGGTGCTGGGCCGCTGGGGCAACTATGGCCCTGGTGACTGCTTCGTCCTGGCCTCTGACTACCTCAACGCCCTGGTGCACCTCATCGAGGTTGGCAATGGCCTCGTCACCTTCCAGCTGCGTGGCCTTGAGTTCCGGG GCACTTACTGCCAGCAGCGCGAGGTGGAGGCTATCACCGAGGGTGTGGAGGAGGACGAGGGCTGTTGCTGCTGTGAACCTGGCCACCTGCCACGGGTCCTGTCCTTCAATGCTGCCTTTGGGCAGCGCTGGCTGGCTTGGGAGGTAACAGCCAGCAAGTACGTGCTGGAGGGCTATAGCATTAGTGACAATAATGCTGCCTCCATGCTGCAGGTTTTCGACCTCCGCAAGATCCTCATCACCTACTATGTCAAG AGCATCATCTACTACGTGAGCCGCTCACCAAAGCTGGAGGTGTGGCTCAGCCATGAGGGCATCACGGCAGCCCTGAGGCCTGTGCGGGTGCCCGGCTATGCCGACTCGGATCCCACCTTCTCGCTGAGTGTGGATGAGGACTATGACCTCCGCCTGTCTGGCCTCTCGCTGCCCTCCTTTTGTGCTGTGCACCTCGAGTGGATCCAGTACTGCGCCTCCCGGCGCAGCCAG CCCGTGGACCAGGATTGGAACTCCCCGCTGGTCACGCTGTGTTTTGGCCTGTGTGTGCTGGGCCGCCGGGCCCTGGGGACAGCCTCTCACAGCATGTCTGCAAG CCTGGAGCCCTTCCTCTACGGCCTGCACGCCCTGTTCAAGGGGGATTTTCGCATCACCTCCCCACGTGACGAGTGGGTCTTTGCCGACATGGACCTGCTTCACCGCGTTGTGGCGCCTGGGGTTCGCATGGCCCTCAAGCTTCACCAG GACCACTTCACGTCCCCAGATGAATATGAGGAGCCAGCAGCCCTATACGATGCCATTGCGGCCAACGAGGAGCGGCTGGTCATCTCACATGAGGGTGACCCAGCATGGCGCAGCGCCATCCTCAGCAACACGCCCTCCCTGCTGGCGCTGCGCCATGTCCTGGATGATGCCTCCGACGAGTACAAGATCATCATGCTCAACCGGCGCCACCTCAGCTTCCGAGTCATCAAG GTGAACCGGGAGTGCGTGCGCGGCCTGTGGGCCGGGCAGCAGCAGGAGCTGGTGTTCCTGCGCAACCGCAACCCCGAGCGTGGCAGCATCCAGAACGCCAAGCAGGCGCTTCGCAACATGATCAACTCCTCCTGTGACCAGCCGCTGGGCTACCCCATCTACGTGTCGCCTCTCACCACCTCGCTGGCTGGCAGCCACCCCCAGCTACGGGCACTGTGGGGTGGCCCCATCAGCCTGGGTGCCATTGCCCACTGGCTCCTGCGCACCTGGGAGAG GCTTCACAAGGGCTGTGGCGCCGGCTGCAATAGTGGCGGGAACGTGGATGATTCAGACTGTAGTGGGGGCGGTGGCCTGACCTCCCTCAGCAATAACCCCCCCGTGGCACACCCCACACCTGAGAACACGGCAG GCAATGGTGACCaacccctcccaccaggccctggcTGGGGGCCGCGGTCCTCCCTGAGTGGCTCTGGTGATGGGCGGCCCCCACCTCTGCTGCAGTGGCCTCCCCCTCGGCTCCCTGGACCACCCCCTGCATCGCCTATCCCCACAGAGGGTCCCCGGACCTCACGGCCCCCTGGCCCGGGTCTCCTCAGTTCTGAGGGCCCCAGTGGAAAGTGGAGCCTGGGGGGCCGGAAGGGGCTGGGAGGATCTGACGGGGAGCCAGCCTCAGGGAGCCCCAAAGGAGGTACCCCCAAATCTCAG gcGCCTCTagacctcagcctcagcctcagcctcagcctcagccccgATGTCAGCACTGAGGCCTCACCCCCCAGAGCTTCCCAGGACATTCCTTGCTTGGACAGCAGTGCCCCTGAGAGTGGCACACCTATGGGTGCCCTGGGCGACTGGCCTGCCCCTATTGAGGAGCGTGAGAGCCCGGCAGCCCAGCCCCTGCTGGAACACCAGTACTGA